A stretch of the Poseidonibacter parvus genome encodes the following:
- a CDS encoding SDR family NAD(P)-dependent oxidoreductase, with translation MNNILITGCSTGIGLETALVLKQNGFKVYASAREQDDVTKLTNLGFDTFKIDVTKKEDISNALNTILENDKKLDAVFNNAGYGQPGAVEDISVEVLKEQFETNVFGLHELTLQTMKIFRKQGFGKIIQHSSVLGIISLKFRGAYNASKYAIEGLTDTLRQEVLNSNIYVSVINTGPVTSEFRANALKMFNKNIDIENSHFSQKYKKELKKRLESKEDNTPFTLPSSSVANIVFDIMNSKKPKPRYYVTKATYILGFCKRIFSTSIMDKILNKM, from the coding sequence ATGAATAATATATTAATAACAGGATGTTCCACAGGTATTGGTTTAGAAACTGCTTTAGTTTTAAAACAAAATGGTTTTAAAGTATATGCAAGTGCTAGAGAGCAAGATGATGTGACAAAGCTTACAAACCTTGGATTTGACACATTTAAAATTGATGTTACAAAAAAAGAAGATATATCAAATGCTTTAAATACAATATTAGAAAATGACAAAAAACTTGATGCTGTATTTAACAATGCTGGGTATGGACAGCCAGGTGCTGTTGAAGATATAAGTGTTGAAGTACTTAAAGAGCAATTTGAAACTAATGTTTTTGGTTTACATGAATTGACTCTTCAAACTATGAAAATATTTAGAAAACAGGGGTTTGGAAAAATAATACAACATAGTTCTGTTTTAGGAATTATATCACTAAAATTTAGAGGAGCCTATAATGCAAGTAAATATGCAATAGAAGGATTAACAGATACACTAAGACAAGAAGTATTAAATTCAAATATTTATGTTAGTGTAATAAATACTGGACCCGTAACATCTGAATTTAGAGCAAATGCATTAAAAATGTTTAATAAAAATATTGATATAGAAAATAGTCATTTTTCACAAAAATATAAAAAAGAATTGAAAAAAAGATTAGAATCAAAAGAAGATAATACACCTTTTACTCTTCCTTCATCTTCAGTTGCAAATATAGTATTTGATATTATGAATAGCAAAAAACCAAAGCCTAGGTATTATGTTACTAAAGCGACATATATTTTAGGGTTTTGTAAAAGAATATTCTCAACTTCAATAATGGATAAAATCTTAAATAAAATGTAA
- the rsmD gene encoding 16S rRNA (guanine(966)-N(2))-methyltransferase RsmD, which translates to MKINTPTTKIIAGKYKGKTIALPSLEVTRSSKSRLKESLFNVLQFDIIDKVFVESFAGSGSIGLEAVSRDAKRAYFVELDRNSYNILVKNCKAIEMNKCETMLGDTFVQTPAILESLKNSNDEIILYVDPPFDYREGMDEIYTKSFKMIEEIENENIFMIIIEHVSTLEIPNTLGKFSLKKTKKFGKSSLSYYFYS; encoded by the coding sequence ATGAAAATAAATACACCAACAACAAAAATTATTGCAGGAAAATATAAAGGTAAAACAATTGCTTTACCTTCATTAGAAGTTACAAGATCATCAAAATCAAGACTTAAAGAATCACTTTTTAATGTTTTACAATTTGATATAATTGATAAAGTGTTTGTAGAATCTTTCGCAGGTTCTGGTTCAATTGGTCTTGAAGCAGTTTCAAGAGATGCTAAAAGAGCATATTTTGTAGAATTAGATAGAAATTCTTACAATATTTTAGTTAAAAATTGTAAAGCAATTGAAATGAATAAATGTGAAACTATGCTAGGTGATACATTTGTTCAAACTCCAGCAATTTTAGAGTCTTTAAAAAATTCTAATGATGAAATTATATTATATGTTGATCCACCTTTTGATTATAGAGAAGGAATGGATGAGATATATACAAAATCATTTAAAATGATTGAAGAAATTGAAAATGAAAATATTTTCATGATTATTATAGAGCATGTTTCAACTTTAGAAATTCCAAATACTCTTGGTAAATTTTCTTTGAAGAAAACTAAAAAATTTGGAAAAAGTTCACTTTCATATTATTTTTATTCATAG
- the rny gene encoding ribonuclease Y, with protein MEYIIGCIAVAIISALLSIIVVRKIDKAKFQVFIEQAKAKAKVIEHEAEVSLKDSQLKAKIECDKEFKNARRDYDTMLAKIEKKERELNEHLESELKIIKSEKEEIVEKNKKITTIKEGLEAQKRTYETKTLEAIKILENACGLTVDEAKELMLEKVKEDSRAQIASIFRKKYKLAEANTKNEINNMLSHAVTRYAGEFAAERLINNLPISDDETKGKIIGKEGRNIKALEMLLGVDIIIDDTPNTITISSFNLYRRAIATKTIKDLLEDGRIQPARIEEIYNKVKIEFDKNILKEGEDVIHELGIKTMHPELVKLVGRLRYRASYGQNALAHTLEVSHLAGLLAAQMGGDAILARRAGLLHDIGKALTHDMPGSHVDLGAEICRRYDEPDTVINGIYAHHGHEEPINVESAAVCAADALSAARPGARREVLESFLKRVEEVENISTSKTGVLNAYAINAGREVRVIVKADLVNDDEAVILATEIAKEIEEKVQYPGEIKVNVIRELRAQSYAR; from the coding sequence ATGGAATATATTATTGGATGTATAGCAGTTGCAATTATTAGTGCATTGCTAAGTATTATTGTTGTTAGGAAAATAGATAAAGCTAAATTTCAAGTATTTATTGAACAAGCTAAGGCAAAAGCAAAAGTAATTGAGCATGAAGCTGAAGTTTCTTTAAAAGATTCTCAATTAAAAGCAAAAATTGAGTGTGATAAAGAGTTCAAAAATGCAAGAAGAGATTATGACACAATGCTTGCAAAAATTGAAAAGAAAGAGCGAGAACTAAACGAACATCTTGAATCAGAATTAAAAATAATTAAATCTGAAAAAGAAGAAATTGTTGAAAAAAATAAAAAAATAACAACAATAAAAGAGGGTTTAGAAGCTCAAAAAAGAACTTATGAAACTAAAACTTTAGAAGCAATTAAAATTTTAGAAAATGCATGTGGTTTAACAGTTGATGAAGCAAAAGAGTTAATGCTTGAAAAAGTAAAAGAAGACTCTAGAGCACAAATTGCTTCAATTTTTAGAAAAAAATATAAACTTGCAGAGGCAAACACAAAAAATGAAATAAATAATATGCTTTCTCATGCAGTTACTAGATATGCAGGCGAGTTTGCAGCTGAAAGATTAATTAATAATTTACCAATTAGTGATGATGAAACAAAGGGTAAGATTATTGGTAAAGAAGGGCGAAATATTAAAGCTCTTGAAATGTTATTAGGTGTTGATATTATTATTGATGATACTCCTAATACTATTACTATTTCTTCATTTAACCTTTATAGAAGGGCAATTGCTACAAAAACTATAAAAGATTTATTAGAAGATGGAAGAATTCAACCTGCTAGAATTGAAGAGATTTATAATAAAGTTAAAATTGAGTTTGATAAAAATATATTAAAAGAGGGTGAAGATGTAATTCATGAGCTTGGTATAAAAACAATGCATCCTGAACTTGTTAAATTAGTTGGTCGTCTAAGATATAGAGCCTCTTATGGACAAAATGCGCTTGCTCATACTTTAGAAGTATCTCATTTAGCTGGATTATTAGCTGCACAAATGGGTGGAGATGCAATTTTAGCAAGACGTGCTGGATTATTACATGATATTGGTAAAGCATTAACGCATGATATGCCAGGTTCACATGTAGATTTAGGAGCTGAGATTTGTAGAAGATATGATGAGCCTGATACTGTAATAAATGGTATTTATGCACATCATGGACATGAAGAGCCTATAAATGTAGAAAGTGCTGCTGTTTGTGCTGCTGATGCATTAAGTGCTGCAAGACCAGGTGCAAGAAGAGAAGTTCTAGAAAGTTTCTTAAAAAGAGTAGAAGAGGTTGAAAATATTTCAACTTCAAAAACAGGAGTATTAAATGCTTATGCAATTAATGCAGGTCGAGAAGTTAGAGTTATAGTAAAAGCTGATTTAGTAAATGATGATGAAGCTGTTATTTTAGCTACTGAAATTGCCAAAGAAATTGAAGAAAAAGTTCAATATCCAGGTGAAATAAAAGTAAATGTAATTAGAGAATTAAGAGCTCAATCTTACGCAAGATAA
- a CDS encoding ABC transporter permease → MYKFAVYLLVSLIVLVFVLPFFYTVSPYELNPLKILTSPSFEHLFGTDRLGRDNLARILEGGQTSLIIGFLAASISSLIGLFIGINAGYFKGNIDKTITIMIDLFLTFPTFFLLLALVSYIQASSVILIIVISITGWMGMARLIRSESFAIGNKPYIKILKLSNVSTMKIIFKYFAPLLAPIFLISFTFGVGGSILAESGLSFLGLGINPPQMSWGSLLSDGKSVIDIAWWVSFFPGLMIFLVTFCLIQISDFLQGKFNTKEIQST, encoded by the coding sequence ATGTATAAATTTGCAGTATATTTATTAGTTTCATTAATTGTATTGGTTTTTGTATTGCCATTTTTTTACACTGTATCTCCTTATGAATTAAATCCTTTAAAAATATTAACAAGTCCATCTTTTGAACATTTATTTGGAACAGATAGACTTGGTCGAGATAATTTAGCAAGAATTTTAGAAGGTGGACAAACTTCACTTATTATTGGGTTTTTAGCTGCTAGTATCTCTTCTTTGATTGGTTTATTTATTGGAATAAATGCTGGATATTTTAAAGGTAATATTGATAAAACAATTACAATTATGATTGATTTATTTTTAACTTTTCCTACTTTCTTTTTACTTTTAGCCTTGGTTTCATATATTCAAGCTTCATCTGTAATTTTAATTATTGTAATCTCAATTACTGGTTGGATGGGAATGGCAAGACTAATTAGAAGTGAAAGTTTTGCAATAGGAAATAAACCATATATAAAAATATTAAAACTATCAAATGTTTCAACTATGAAAATAATTTTTAAATATTTTGCACCTTTATTAGCTCCAATTTTTTTAATATCTTTTACTTTTGGAGTAGGTGGTTCAATCTTAGCTGAATCTGGACTTTCTTTTTTAGGTTTAGGAATAAATCCACCTCAAATGTCTTGGGGCTCTCTTTTAAGTGATGGAAAAAGTGTTATTGATATTGCGTGGTGGGTTAGTTTCTTTCCTGGTTTGATGATATTTCTGGTTACTTTTTGTCTTATTCAAATTTCTGATTTCTTACAAGGTAAATTTAATACAAAAGAGATACAAAGTACTTAA
- a CDS encoding 5-formyltetrahydrofolate cyclo-ligase yields the protein MELNHKSDFRKSCIKRLKFTSVTSKYYKDKIILKKLENFINKNKAQNILLYIPLGIEVDVQALINKLRKIKNKNVYVPYMEGDSFKIVKYRLPLQKKKFGIKEPNNSFFKADKIDLAIVPIVGVDAIGKRIGFGKGMYDRFFDRLSYKPTLVFTQLILCKSDKILSESYDIQADYIITN from the coding sequence ATGGAATTAAATCACAAAAGTGATTTTAGAAAATCGTGTATAAAAAGATTAAAGTTTACAAGTGTCACTTCAAAGTATTATAAAGACAAAATAATCTTAAAGAAATTAGAAAATTTTATAAATAAAAACAAAGCACAAAATATTTTATTGTATATACCATTAGGTATTGAGGTTGATGTTCAAGCATTAATTAACAAATTAAGAAAAATAAAAAATAAAAATGTTTATGTTCCATATATGGAAGGTGACAGTTTTAAGATAGTTAAATATAGATTACCTTTACAAAAAAAGAAGTTTGGAATAAAAGAACCAAATAACTCTTTTTTTAAAGCAGATAAGATTGATTTAGCCATAGTACCTATTGTGGGAGTAGATGCTATTGGTAAAAGAATTGGCTTTGGTAAAGGAATGTATGACAGATTTTTTGATAGATTATCTTATAAACCAACACTTGTTTTTACGCAATTAATACTTTGTAAAAGTGATAAAATTTTATCTGAAAGCTACGATATTCAAGCAGATTATATAATAACTAATTAA